The following proteins are encoded in a genomic region of Maribacter hydrothermalis:
- a CDS encoding response regulator, translated as MKSISTCCIIDDDPIFIYGTKRIMKEIDFAKNIIVYNNGQEALDGLYTMIKDEESLPEVMFLDLNMPIMDGWEFLDEFKNYPNNTSKKTIIYIISSSVDPRDLERVKDYNQVTNYILKPITPNDLTNILKSNKT; from the coding sequence ATAGATGACGATCCTATTTTCATTTATGGAACAAAAAGAATAATGAAAGAGATAGATTTTGCGAAAAATATTATTGTTTACAATAATGGTCAAGAAGCTTTAGATGGTCTTTATACTATGATTAAAGATGAAGAATCTTTACCAGAAGTAATGTTTTTAGATTTAAATATGCCCATTATGGATGGTTGGGAATTTTTAGATGAATTTAAGAACTACCCTAATAATACCTCAAAAAAAACTATAATCTATATTATAAGTTCATCTGTTGACCCAAGAGATTTAGAACGTGTAAAAGACTATAACCAAGTAACTAATTATATTTTAAAACCCATTACCCCTAATGATCTTACCAACATATTAAAATCAAATAAAACATAG